The Lentzea guizhouensis genome contains a region encoding:
- a CDS encoding RNA polymerase sigma factor, translating into MIDEVFRAEYGRAVSVLTRFLGDIDLAEEAVQDAFATAAARWPVDGVPPAPAGWIITTARNRAIDRLRREAKGREKQASLVLQEPEVEEVGAVPDERLRLIFTCCHPALGLPAQVALTLKLLGGLSTAEIARAFLVPEPTMAQRIVRAKGKIRAARIPYRVPRDADLPARLTAVLAVLYLIFNEGYLGPASLAGEAIRLGRVLAALMPDEPEVWGLLALMLLVDSRRDARTSGDRLVLLADQDPSAWDAAMVAEGQDIVRRCLRWNRPGRYQLQAAINAVHSDPPTDWTQVVALYDQLMAVAPSPVVALHRAVAVAEVSGAAAALRLVDAVDLPRYHLFHAVRADLLGRLGQDPVPSLEAALALATHPAERDLLRSRLLAATDQQDHPDQHDQTQHDPHPGRHST; encoded by the coding sequence ATGATCGACGAGGTGTTCCGCGCGGAGTACGGCCGCGCCGTGTCCGTCCTGACCCGCTTCCTCGGCGACATCGACCTCGCCGAGGAAGCGGTGCAGGACGCTTTCGCCACGGCCGCCGCGCGCTGGCCGGTCGACGGCGTTCCGCCCGCGCCGGCCGGCTGGATCATCACGACCGCCCGCAACCGCGCGATCGACCGGTTGCGCCGCGAGGCCAAGGGGCGCGAGAAGCAGGCATCGCTGGTGTTACAGGAACCCGAGGTGGAGGAGGTGGGTGCGGTGCCCGACGAGCGGTTGCGGCTCATCTTCACCTGCTGCCACCCGGCGCTGGGGCTGCCCGCGCAGGTCGCGCTGACGTTGAAGCTGCTCGGCGGCCTGTCGACCGCGGAGATCGCCAGGGCGTTCCTGGTGCCGGAACCGACGATGGCGCAACGGATCGTGCGCGCCAAGGGCAAGATCCGCGCCGCCCGCATCCCGTACCGCGTGCCCCGCGACGCCGACCTGCCCGCCCGCCTGACCGCCGTGCTCGCGGTGCTCTACCTGATCTTCAACGAGGGCTACCTGGGCCCCGCGTCCCTGGCCGGCGAGGCGATCCGGCTGGGCCGGGTGCTGGCCGCGCTGATGCCGGACGAACCGGAGGTGTGGGGCCTGCTGGCGTTGATGCTGCTGGTCGACTCCCGCCGCGACGCCAGGACGTCCGGCGACCGGCTGGTGCTGCTGGCCGACCAGGACCCTTCCGCGTGGGACGCCGCGATGGTCGCCGAGGGGCAGGACATCGTGCGCCGCTGCCTGCGCTGGAACCGGCCGGGCCGCTACCAGCTCCAGGCCGCGATCAACGCCGTGCACAGCGACCCGCCGACGGACTGGACGCAGGTGGTGGCCCTGTACGACCAGCTCATGGCCGTGGCGCCCAGTCCGGTCGTGGCGCTGCACCGCGCGGTGGCCGTCGCCGAGGTGTCCGGTGCCGCTGCGGCTCTGCGGCTGGTGGACGCGGTGGACCTGCCCCGCTACCACCTGTTCCACGCCGTCCGCGCCGACCTGCTCGGCCGCCTGGGCCAGGACCCGGTCCCGTCCCTGGAGGCGGCGTTGGCGCTCGCCACCCACCCGGCCGAGCGCGACCTGCTGCGCTCACGCCTCCTTGCGGCGACGGACCAGCAGGATCACCCCGACCAGCACGACCAGACCCAGCACGATCCACACCCAGGCAGGCACTCCACCTGA